A region of Bacillota bacterium DNA encodes the following proteins:
- a CDS encoding alpha-mannosidase, whose translation MRKIHLICNAHLDPVWQWEWEEGAATALSTFRIAAQLCEEYDGFVFNHNEAILYKWIEEYERELFKKIQKLVFEGKWHIMGGWYLQPDCNMLSGESFVRQILMGKKYFKEKFNAEPTTAVNFDSFGHTRGLVQVLRKSGYDSYIFTRPNRGRNYIPDGDFIWVGYDGSEVIAHREEGYNTLLGNADKKILGWMKNNEDAQIGLIAWGVGNHGGGPSRLDLDNINKLVKEIKEFEILHSTPEQYFKELKQSGKILPRYEHDLNPSNPGCYTSQILIKQKYRQLENELYMVEKMLSHARIHGYLEYPKEELDEALNSLLMSQFHDIICGTSIQPVEETSLRLLNYGLEILSRLKARAFFALAAGQKKEKENEIPILVYNPHPYKVKGIFECEFMLPDQNYNEEFTMPIVYQNGNIIPSQPEKEFSNLNLDWRKRVIFEAELEPFRMNRFDCKLIVLPRKPEPKLIEKNGEIKFRTKELEVVINCNTGLIDRYCVNGKDFLKENSFAQLIINDSDDPWGMKVDRFRDVIGHFRLMDEKEGTEYSGVKEGRLKSVRVIEDGEVRSVVEAVFRYGYSFICQTYKLPKRGTEIEVHIRVNWNEKSKMLKLSIPTTIDDGKYLGQVAFGIEELPNNGEEAVSQRWTMVVSNSPSYAFSCINDGIYGSDFKDGEIRLSLLRSPGYCAHPIKDRPIMVQDRFLPRIDNGERVYRFWFNGGETENRLKVIDRESLVHNEKPYALSFFPSGSGKLYNSPIILDNESSILMTAFKKAGMSEDYILRLYEPTGKGGTTVIHMPSFGITQTITFKKFEVKTFKLDMTARKLIEVSITEE comes from the coding sequence ATGAGAAAAATACATTTAATATGCAACGCACATTTAGATCCTGTATGGCAGTGGGAATGGGAAGAAGGTGCAGCAACTGCATTATCAACATTTCGCATAGCTGCACAACTTTGTGAAGAATATGATGGATTTGTTTTTAACCATAATGAAGCTATTCTTTATAAATGGATAGAAGAATATGAGCGCGAATTATTCAAAAAGATACAAAAACTGGTTTTTGAAGGGAAATGGCATATAATGGGAGGATGGTATTTACAACCTGATTGTAATATGCTTTCTGGAGAGTCGTTTGTAAGACAGATATTAATGGGAAAGAAGTATTTTAAAGAAAAATTTAACGCCGAACCTACGACTGCAGTAAACTTTGATTCTTTTGGCCATACAAGAGGACTTGTGCAGGTTTTGAGAAAATCTGGATATGATTCGTATATTTTTACAAGACCAAATAGAGGAAGAAATTATATTCCTGATGGTGATTTTATCTGGGTCGGATATGATGGTTCAGAAGTAATAGCTCATAGAGAAGAAGGGTATAATACCCTCTTAGGAAATGCCGATAAAAAGATACTAGGATGGATGAAAAATAACGAGGATGCTCAAATAGGACTTATTGCATGGGGAGTTGGAAATCATGGAGGAGGTCCTTCTAGGTTGGACCTTGACAATATTAATAAGCTTGTAAAAGAAATAAAAGAATTTGAAATATTACACTCAACACCTGAACAATATTTCAAAGAACTCAAACAGAGTGGCAAAATCTTGCCCAGATACGAACATGACCTAAACCCGAGCAATCCAGGTTGTTATACTTCACAAATTTTAATTAAACAAAAGTATCGTCAGTTAGAGAATGAATTGTATATGGTTGAAAAAATGTTATCTCACGCTAGAATACATGGATACTTGGAATATCCTAAAGAAGAATTGGATGAGGCATTGAATAGCTTACTAATGTCACAATTCCACGACATCATATGTGGAACTTCCATACAGCCTGTCGAAGAAACTTCGTTAAGACTACTGAACTATGGCTTAGAGATATTATCGAGATTGAAGGCTAGAGCGTTTTTTGCTCTTGCTGCCGGACAGAAAAAGGAAAAAGAAAATGAGATACCTATACTTGTATATAATCCACACCCATATAAGGTAAAAGGAATATTCGAATGTGAATTCATGCTTCCAGACCAAAATTACAACGAAGAATTTACAATGCCTATAGTGTATCAAAATGGTAATATTATACCATCACAACCGGAGAAGGAATTTAGTAACTTAAACCTCGATTGGAGAAAACGTGTTATTTTTGAAGCAGAACTTGAACCATTCCGGATGAATCGATTTGATTGTAAATTAATTGTTCTCCCTAGAAAGCCTGAACCAAAATTAATAGAAAAAAATGGCGAAATTAAATTTAGGACTAAAGAGCTTGAAGTTGTTATCAATTGCAACACAGGGCTTATTGATAGATATTGTGTAAATGGGAAGGATTTTTTAAAGGAAAATTCATTTGCACAACTAATTATTAATGATTCTGATGACCCCTGGGGTATGAAAGTAGATCGCTTTAGAGACGTAATTGGACATTTTAGATTGATGGATGAAAAGGAGGGAACGGAATATTCAGGAGTGAAGGAAGGGAGACTAAAATCTGTACGCGTTATAGAGGATGGAGAAGTAAGGAGCGTAGTAGAAGCTGTATTTAGATATGGGTATTCATTTATATGTCAAACATACAAACTTCCCAAACGTGGGACTGAAATAGAGGTACACATCAGAGTTAATTGGAATGAAAAAAGTAAAATGCTCAAACTTTCGATTCCGACAACAATTGACGATGGGAAGTATCTAGGACAGGTGGCTTTTGGTATTGAAGAACTGCCAAATAACGGTGAAGAGGCAGTTTCGCAAAGATGGACAATGGTTGTCTCAAATAGTCCAAGTTATGCATTTTCCTGTATAAACGATGGTATTTATGGATCCGATTTTAAAGACGGAGAGATTAGGCTCTCTTTGCTGCGTTCTCCTGGATATTGTGCACATCCCATTAAGGACAGACCAATAATGGTCCAAGATAGATTTTTACCCCGTATTGACAACGGAGAGAGGGTATACAGATTTTGGTTCAATGGAGGAGAAACTGAAAACAGATTAAAAGTAATAGATAGAGAAAGTTTGGTACATAATGAGAAACCTTATGCATTATCCTTCTTTCCATCAGGATCGGGGAAGTTATATAATTCACCAATAATACTGGATAATGAGTCGTCAATACTAATGACAGCATTCAAAAAGGCAGGAATGTCGGAAGATTATATATTACGTCTGTATGAGCCGACTGGCAAAGGTGGAACAACAGTAATCCACATGCCTTCTTTTGGAATAACCCAGACTATTACATTTAAAAAGTTTGAGGTAAAAACATTTAAGCTAGATATGACTGCAAGGAAACTTATAGAAGTTAGTATAACGGAAGAATAG
- a CDS encoding transposase produces MRQYTEEFKEQILAECQEVGNVALVARRHQISENTIYTWIKKIHKNGSVKPLPKVEKQHFKELEKRLICRVWYEV; encoded by the coding sequence ATGAGACAATACACTGAAGAATTCAAGGAACAAATATTAGCAGAATGCCAGGAGGTTGGTAATGTAGCCCTGGTAGCTAGACGTCATCAAATCTCTGAAAACACTATCTATACCTGGATAAAAAAGATACATAAAAATGGTTCTGTAAAACCTCTGCCTAAAGTTGAAAAACAACATTTCAAGGAACTTGAAAAAAGGCTCATTTGTCGAGTTTGGTATGAAGTTTAG
- a CDS encoding sugar ABC transporter permease, with amino-acid sequence MFGIIIAFKRYIPKPGYNFIYNLFNSPWVGIKNFIFLFISRDSYIIFRNTLLYNIVFIVLGIVIPVTLAILISQLYSQRYAKIIQTATFLPHFLSWVVVSNFVVTFLNPDKGLLNRIIVNFGSNPVMWYMEPKYWPFILVFMNLWKGMGYSMIIYLASINSIDTTYYEAAIIDGATKKQQVFKITIPLLRPIITILFILSIGRIFNSDFGLFYQVPQNSGSLFNVTATIDVYVYTALMKLNNIGMSSAAAMFQSVFGFFSILIANLIVRKLEPDMALF; translated from the coding sequence ATGTTTGGCATAATCATTGCGTTTAAAAGATACATACCAAAACCGGGATACAATTTTATATATAACCTATTCAATAGCCCATGGGTTGGGATAAAGAATTTCATATTCTTATTTATTTCGAGGGACTCATACATTATATTTCGTAATACTTTATTATATAACATAGTATTTATAGTTCTTGGGATTGTAATTCCGGTTACGCTTGCCATCCTAATTTCTCAGTTATATAGTCAGCGATATGCAAAAATCATTCAAACCGCTACATTTCTTCCGCATTTTCTATCATGGGTGGTAGTAAGCAATTTTGTAGTAACGTTCCTTAATCCTGATAAAGGATTACTAAATCGCATTATTGTCAATTTTGGCAGCAATCCGGTAATGTGGTATATGGAACCGAAATACTGGCCATTTATTTTAGTTTTTATGAACTTATGGAAGGGTATGGGCTATAGTATGATTATATATTTAGCCTCTATTAATAGTATTGATACTACATATTATGAAGCTGCTATTATTGATGGAGCTACAAAAAAGCAGCAGGTATTTAAAATTACCATACCGCTATTGCGTCCAATTATCACGATATTATTCATATTGTCTATTGGACGGATATTTAACTCGGATTTCGGGCTATTTTACCAAGTACCTCAAAATTCAGGATCGCTTTTTAATGTAACTGCTACGATTGATGTATATGTTTATACTGCCTTAATGAAACTAAATAATATAGGCATGAGCTCTGCTGCTGCCATGTTTCAGTCGGTATTTGGTTTTTTCTCCATACTTATTGCTAATTTAATTGTGAGAAAATTAGAGCCGGATATGGCATTGTTTTAA
- a CDS encoding carbohydrate ABC transporter permease produces the protein MSNSIAKINRISSLSNCLLVIMFFIIACICIMPLIFVFIISISSEKSISTVGYSFWPQSFSFEAYKYLWLTRDTIGRSFVVSILVTAIGTILGLILNANMGYVLSRRSFALRKFCIYVVFIPMLFTGGMVANYMVMTQLLRLKDNLFALILPGVCSSFYIIVLRTFFQTMIPDSIIESAKIDGANQFRIFAQVVVPISTPALATIGLFLSFAYWNDWFNALMYINNPALYPLQFVLMSIQRQIDLMLKSKNMIGAMYNDISSLPSESCRMAIVMVVVIPITCSYPFFQKYFISGLTIGAIKG, from the coding sequence ATGTCAAATAGTATAGCCAAAATAAATAGAATATCTTCTTTAAGCAATTGTTTACTTGTTATCATGTTTTTTATAATAGCATGCATATGCATAATGCCACTAATATTTGTGTTTATAATTTCTATTTCATCGGAGAAATCTATTTCAACTGTTGGTTATAGCTTTTGGCCGCAATCTTTTTCATTTGAAGCATATAAATATTTATGGCTCACAAGAGATACAATAGGTCGATCTTTCGTTGTATCGATATTGGTAACGGCTATTGGTACAATTTTAGGTTTAATTCTAAATGCTAACATGGGGTATGTTCTATCGCGCCGAAGTTTTGCCTTAAGAAAATTTTGCATTTATGTAGTTTTTATCCCTATGTTGTTTACAGGAGGCATGGTAGCGAATTATATGGTAATGACCCAACTTCTAAGGCTAAAAGATAATTTATTTGCTTTAATATTGCCAGGAGTATGTTCTTCATTTTATATCATTGTGCTGCGAACTTTCTTCCAAACAATGATACCGGACTCTATTATCGAATCCGCAAAAATCGATGGGGCTAACCAGTTTCGGATATTTGCGCAGGTTGTTGTGCCTATTTCCACGCCGGCTCTTGCAACTATTGGCTTGTTTCTTTCTTTTGCCTACTGGAATGATTGGTTTAATGCTCTTATGTACATTAATAACCCGGCTCTCTATCCGCTCCAGTTTGTGCTTATGAGTATACAACGTCAGATTGATCTAATGCTAAAGAGTAAAAACATGATAGGGGCTATGTATAATGACATAAGTTCGCTACCATCCGAAAGTTGTCGAATGGCTATTGTAATGGTGGTGGTAATACCAATTACATGCTCGTACCCATTTTTTCAAAAATATTTTATTTCAGGCTTAACTATTGGCGCTATTAAGGGTTAA
- a CDS encoding ABC transporter substrate-binding protein — protein MMKRKAILVSILLVFSLMVGILATGCSVKGTTTGTSSSTTAGTSSNPIQLIWLMYGGVQKDEAMVWNELNKMSKEAINVTVETKHYDADKLSVALASGEYYDMCFTCEWFNDYGRQAQAGYYADITEKIKTVTPDLYKFIPEVVWKGSMINGKLYAIPVYKDSAAAQYWMFDKATVERLNIDITKATTMDSLTPILKKIKEDKPDEYPIMLGKGGLQSLANEYDYLIREIGLAVPYTGGSTKVICIWEDEYFLNKLRVLHSWYVNGYINPDAPIRETAIKYSAVDGLQGFPGADAIMTQVRQADGYGPVVINKFFGPVYSTSSIRGAMNAISAGSKYVDAALKYFEYINLNHEYRDMLAYGIKGVHYELTPEGTVNVISSNYCPPAWSQATFFTMTPTAPAPKNMWEMVKKEIDNAPGSPLLGFSLNVSGLETQIAACTTIVNKYITNLYTGAADPDVEIPKLMEELYAAGYKTIVENAQSQVDAFLKQNK, from the coding sequence ATGATGAAAAGAAAAGCTATTTTAGTATCCATCCTATTAGTATTCAGTTTGATGGTAGGAATTTTGGCAACGGGTTGTTCGGTCAAGGGAACTACAACAGGTACTTCTTCAAGCACAACAGCAGGTACTTCTTCAAACCCCATACAATTAATTTGGCTTATGTATGGCGGAGTTCAGAAAGATGAAGCCATGGTATGGAATGAACTAAATAAAATGTCTAAAGAAGCGATCAATGTTACTGTTGAAACAAAACACTATGATGCTGACAAACTAAGCGTAGCTCTGGCATCGGGAGAATATTACGATATGTGCTTTACTTGTGAATGGTTCAACGATTACGGGCGACAAGCGCAAGCAGGTTATTATGCTGATATTACTGAAAAAATCAAAACTGTTACTCCGGATTTATACAAGTTTATACCTGAAGTTGTATGGAAAGGATCAATGATTAATGGCAAACTTTATGCCATTCCGGTTTATAAAGATTCTGCGGCAGCTCAATATTGGATGTTTGATAAAGCTACAGTAGAAAGATTGAATATTGATATTACCAAAGCAACTACAATGGATAGCTTAACTCCCATTCTTAAAAAAATTAAAGAAGATAAACCGGATGAATATCCTATTATGCTTGGGAAAGGCGGATTGCAGAGCCTTGCCAATGAATATGACTACCTTATTCGAGAAATTGGTTTGGCCGTGCCGTATACTGGTGGAAGCACCAAGGTGATTTGCATATGGGAAGATGAATATTTTCTGAACAAATTACGTGTTCTGCATAGCTGGTATGTAAATGGATACATTAATCCTGATGCTCCCATTAGGGAAACTGCCATAAAGTATTCTGCGGTAGATGGGCTTCAAGGTTTCCCCGGCGCTGATGCGATAATGACACAGGTAAGGCAAGCTGATGGTTATGGACCTGTAGTGATTAACAAGTTCTTTGGACCGGTTTACTCCACTTCATCGATTAGAGGCGCAATGAATGCTATTAGTGCCGGTTCTAAGTATGTTGACGCTGCTTTAAAGTATTTCGAATATATAAATCTTAATCATGAATACAGAGATATGTTGGCGTATGGCATTAAAGGCGTTCACTATGAGTTAACACCCGAAGGTACTGTAAATGTAATCAGCTCAAATTATTGTCCTCCGGCATGGTCTCAAGCAACTTTCTTTACCATGACGCCTACTGCACCCGCCCCTAAAAATATGTGGGAAATGGTTAAAAAAGAAATTGACAATGCTCCGGGTTCTCCGCTTCTTGGTTTTAGTTTGAATGTAAGTGGTCTGGAAACACAGATTGCTGCATGTACTACTATTGTTAACAAATATATTACTAACCTTTATACTGGAGCTGCTGATCCGGATGTTGAAATACCTAAATTGATGGAAGAACTGTATGCTGCAGGTTACAAAACTATTGTCGAAAATGCGCAAAGCCAGGTTGACGCTTTTTTAAAGCAAAATAAATAG